The Saccopteryx leptura isolate mSacLep1 chromosome 2, mSacLep1_pri_phased_curated, whole genome shotgun sequence genome has a window encoding:
- the ATP6V1G1 gene encoding V-type proton ATPase subunit G 1 yields MASQSQGIQQLLQAEKRAAEKVSEARKRKNRRLKQAKEEAQAEIEQYRLQREKEFKAKEAAALGSHGSCSTEVEKETQEKMTILQTYFQQNRDEVLDNLLAFVCNIRPEIHENYRING; encoded by the exons ATGGCCAGTCAGTCGCAGGGCATCCAGCAGCTGCTGCAGGCTGAGAAGCGGGCCGCCGAGAAGGTGTCCGAGGCCCGGAAGC GAAAGAACCGGAGACTGAAACAGGCCAAAGAAGAGGCTCAGGCTGAAATTGAACAGTACCGCCTGCAGAGGGAGAAGGAGTTCAAGGCCAAGGAAGCTGCG GCTCTGGGATCCCATGGCAGTTGCAGCACTGAAGTGGAGAAGGAAACTCAGGAGAAGATGACCATCCTCCAGACTTACTTCCAGCAGAACAGGGATGAAGTCCTGGATAACCTCCTGGCCTTTGTCTGCAACATCCGGCCAGAAATCCATGAAAACTATCGCATAAATGGATAG